In a genomic window of Gossypium arboreum isolate Shixiya-1 chromosome 9, ASM2569848v2, whole genome shotgun sequence:
- the LOC108454756 gene encoding putative pentatricopeptide repeat-containing protein At1g12700, mitochondrial produces the protein MKKHYNHHLLPQFTGNLKEALKFFQAMQNSGLELDIVSYTILINGLCKAGHIEVAKELFRQLSDSGLKPNVYKYDVMINGLCKEGLPDEAYRFFGSMGDNDCSPNSCCYNVMIRGLLRNNYTSKAMQLLMKMVGKGFSVDVFTTNLFMDLIVHSNKLILL, from the coding sequence GTAATCTCAAAGAGGCATTGAAATTTTTTCAAGCAATGCAAAACAGTGGGTTGGAACTTGATATTGTCTCATATACTATTCTAATTAATGGGTTGTGCAAAGCTGGGCATATTGAAGTTGCCAAGGAATTATTTCGTCAACTCTCAGATAGTGGTTTAAAACCGAATGTTTACAAATACGATGTAATGATTAATGGACTGTGTAAAGAGGGATTGCCAGATGAAGCATACAGGTTTTTTGGGAGCATGGGAGATAATGACTGTTCGCCTAATAGTTGCTGTTATAATGTAATGATTCGGGGGTTACTTCGAAACAATTATACCTCAAAGGCAATGCAACTTCTTATGAAAATGGTTGGCAAGGGCTTTTCTGTAGATGTATTCACTACCAACTTATTTATGGATCTCATCGTACATTCTAATAAATTAATCTTGCTTTGA
- the LOC108457110 gene encoding short chain aldehyde dehydrogenase 1-like, whose translation MSAETSGTKRLDGKVALITGGASGLGEITARLFVKHGAKVVIGDIQDKLGHSLCQELGTENISYVHCDVTCESDVENAVKLAVSKHGKLDIMFNNAGIMGENEVKVSETSLKDFKTVLDVNVLGAFLGAKHAARVMVPAKKGCILFTASLASKICYGNSHSYKSSKVAVVGLAKSLSVELCEHGIRVNCISPHAIFTPMFQKTLRLQDKNKGEEMVSASAVLKGTLLEPEDFANAALYLASDEAKFVSGVNLTIDGGYSLTNQSWKTGLSVLSQ comes from the exons ATGAGCGCCGAGACTTCAGGGACCAAGAG GCTAGATGGTAAGGTGGCACTGATAACTGGTGGTGCCAGTGGTCTAGGAGAGATTACAGCAAGGCTGTTTGTGAAACATGGAGCCAAAGTTGTGATTGGTGATATTCAAGACAAATTGGGTCACTCCCTTTGCCAAGAGCTTGGAACAGAGAACATCAGCTATGTCCACTGTGATGTAACATGCGAATCTGATGTCGAAAATGCTGTAAAATTAGCAGTTTCTAAGCATGGGAAGCTGGATATCATGTTCAATAATGCAGGGATTATGGGTGAGAATGAGGTAAAAGTCAGCGAGACCAGTCTCAAGGACTTCAAAACGGTGCTTGATGTGAATGTGTTGGGTGCATTCCTGGGTGCCAAGCATGCCGCCAGGGTCATGGTTCCAGCCAAGAAAGGGTGCATTCTCTTCACAGCAAGTCTTGCTTCAAAAATTTGCTATGGAAATTCCCATTCATACAAATCATCGAAGGTTGCTGTGGTAGGGTTGGCAAAGAGCTTGAGCGTGGAGTTATGTGAGCATGGAATTAGGGTTAATTGCATTTCACCTCATGCAATTTTCACCCCAATGTTCCAAAAAACACTCAGATTACAGGATAAGAACAAGGGCGAGGAGATGGTTTCTGCTTCAGCAGTGTTGAAAGGGACCTTGTTGGAGCCAGAAGATTTCGCAAATGCTGCCCTGTATCTGGCAAGTGATGAGGCCAAATTTGTGAGTGGTGTCAACCTGACCATTGATGGGGGGTATAGCCTCACCAATCAATCATGGAAGACAGGACTGTCAGTACTTTCTCAATAA
- the LOC108457109 gene encoding uncharacterized protein LOC108457109: protein MENKVSPMKNKKKIWEGKTKRNELARKKGRMGNSQSPPPNPRFNSASRAFTPKELEDLKSLFNSLAARSQTNGQYVSSSVFQVYFGLKGPLGERMFDLATQGRKDDKLTFEDLVITKGTYVKGPNDEIEEFIYRLLDVTADEILTRSDLDSVLVNMFNHVFQLKGSQPESSSHCYMVDTFLNAATFSKDHEGRDKSMSFEDFKSWCTLVPSVKKFLSNLLVPPDPGRPGSKVPKLQYSENIDSSILLLRDEYAWHIGGALSHEELEEWKLLYHSSLNGLSFNTFLGNISNGDEPTVLIIKDREGYIFGGFASQPWERHGDFYGDMKTFLFQLYPKASIFRPTGANSNLQWCAVNFSSETIPNGIGFGGRINHFGMFLSASFDQGHTFSCTTFNSPCLSKTAKICPEVLECWGVVRKGLEQETADVVKGTVLERFKEDRHMLNLVGIANASE from the exons ATGGAAAACAAAGTCAGCCCAatgaagaacaagaaaaaaataTGGGAAGGAAAAACGAAAAGAAATGAACTAGCCAGGAAAAAAGGAAGAATGGGGAACAGCCAGTCACCTCCACCAAATCCTCGTTTCAATTCTGCTTCAAG AGCTTTTACACCAAAGGAATTAGAGGATCTCAAATCGCTCTTCAATTCCCTGGCTGCACGGTCACAGACCAACGGTCAATATGTTTCTTCATCTGTCTTTcag GTTTACTTTGGGTTGAAAGGTCCTCTCGGGGAGAGAATGTTCGATTTGGCCACGCAGGGCCGCAAAGACGATAAGCTTACCTTTGAAGACCTGGTGATCACTAAA GGTACTTATGTGAAAGGACCAAATGATGAGATCGAGGAGTTTATTTATCGATTGTTGGATGTCACAGCTGATGAAATTTTGACAAG GTCTGACTTAGACTCTGTTCTAGTCAACATGTTTAATCATGTATTCCAACTGAAAGGTTCTCAACCAGAATCAAGTTCACATTGCTACATGGTGGACACTTTTCTTAATGCTGCAACATTCTCAAAGGATCATGAGGGACGTGATAAAAGTATGTCTTTTGAGGATTTCAAAAGTTGGTGTACTCTTGTACCATCTGTGAAGAAGTTCCTTTCAAACTTATTAGTGCCACCAGATCCAG GGAGACCGGGATCTAAGGTTCCTAAATTGCAGTATTCCGAGAACATTGATTCCAGTATATTATTATTGAGAGATGAATATGCTTGGCATATAGGGGGGGCTCTATCTCATGAAGAGCTAGAGGAATGGAAACTGTTGTATCATAGTTCATTAAATGGCTTAAGTTTTAACACATTCCTGGGCAACATATC AAACGGTGATGAACCAACTGTCCTGATTATCAAGGATAGAGAAGGTTACATATTTGGAGGTTTCGCTTCTCAGCCTTGGGAGAGGCATGGTGATTTCTATGGGGACATGAAGACTTTTCTCTTTCAGCTCTACCCAAAGGCATCTATTTTCAGGCCAACTGGAGCAAACAGTAATTTGCAATGG TGTGCTGTGAACTTCAGTTCCGAGACCATCCCAAATGGCATTGGTTTTGGAGGACGCATAAATCACTTTGGCATGTTTCTCTCGGCAAGCTTTGATCAAGGGCATACCTTTTCCTGTACCACTTTTAATAGCCCTTGCCTCTCGAAGACCGCCAAAATCTGCCCAGAAGTTCTAGAATGCTGGGGAGTTGTTAGAAAAGGACTGGAACAAGAAACAGCAGACGTCGTTAAGGGCACGGTGTTAGAAAGGTTCAAGGAGGACAGGCATATGCTCAACTTGGTCGGGATTGCAAATGCAAGCGAGTAG